One stretch of Pradoshia sp. D12 DNA includes these proteins:
- a CDS encoding MarR family winged helix-turn-helix transcriptional regulator, which produces MEQDNLFDLIHSIEQVSNEHIVDFTSRYSYPIGVSAVLVLAELSDSKTLRQSELADMLGYTKGAVTHIASKLVHFELAERLYDEGDRRTVYLKITEQGCIALNEAQKIGESIFLELFEVLSKDELLEYLRLQQKLLEGMKNRRLSGKK; this is translated from the coding sequence ATGGAACAAGATAATCTATTTGACTTAATTCATTCCATTGAACAAGTCTCCAATGAGCACATCGTGGATTTCACGTCGCGTTACTCTTATCCAATCGGTGTATCGGCAGTACTCGTTCTGGCTGAACTTAGTGATAGCAAGACATTAAGGCAAAGTGAACTCGCTGATATGCTTGGCTACACCAAAGGAGCAGTCACGCATATTGCCTCAAAACTCGTTCATTTTGAGCTGGCTGAGCGGCTATATGATGAAGGAGATCGACGCACTGTTTATTTAAAGATTACCGAGCAGGGATGTATAGCTTTAAACGAGGCCCAAAAGATTGGTGAATCGATTTTTTTAGAACTATTCGAGGTACTTTCCAAAGATGAACTGCTTGAATATTTGCGCCTTCAACAGAAATTGCTAGAGGGGATGAAGAACAGGCGGTTATCTGGGAAGAAGTGA
- a CDS encoding SDR family NAD(P)-dependent oxidoreductase translates to MGKLQEKVVIITGGAGGIGLGMAKAMAKEGAILAIVDVNEETGKAAEKILQDISPNSMFVKANLMDRENLPNIIQTVVDKYGKLDVLVNNAHACKQKLFEEITHEDLELSLGTGFFPTFYLMQAALPYLKETKGNIINFASGAGINGDQTQAAYAAAKEAIRGITRVAANEWGRYGINVNLISPIADSEGVRTWAKAQPEYYQAVVNKIPLGRFGDVEEDIGRVAVFLASADSQYITGQTIMVDGGATMLR, encoded by the coding sequence ATGGGGAAACTTCAAGAAAAAGTTGTCATTATTACAGGTGGTGCGGGAGGTATTGGGCTTGGTATGGCGAAAGCAATGGCCAAGGAAGGTGCTATCCTCGCGATTGTCGATGTAAATGAAGAAACAGGCAAAGCGGCGGAAAAAATTCTGCAGGACATCTCTCCAAACTCCATGTTTGTGAAAGCTAATTTAATGGATCGTGAAAACTTACCAAATATTATTCAAACAGTTGTGGATAAGTATGGCAAACTGGATGTGTTAGTCAATAATGCACATGCATGTAAACAAAAATTATTTGAAGAGATTACACATGAGGACTTAGAGCTGTCACTTGGAACAGGATTCTTTCCTACATTCTACTTGATGCAGGCAGCCCTTCCTTATTTGAAGGAAACAAAAGGAAACATTATTAACTTTGCCTCTGGAGCGGGTATTAATGGTGACCAAACACAAGCTGCCTATGCAGCTGCGAAAGAAGCTATCCGCGGAATCACTCGTGTTGCCGCTAATGAATGGGGACGCTATGGTATTAATGTTAACCTGATCAGTCCGATTGCTGATTCTGAAGGCGTACGTACATGGGCAAAAGCGCAGCCGGAATACTACCAGGCTGTTGTGAATAAAATTCCGCTTGGCCGCTTCGGCGATGTAGAGGAAGATATCGGCCGTGTGGCAGTCTTCCTAGCGAGCGCAGACTCTCAATATATTACTGGGCAAACCATCATGGTCGATGGTGGAGCAACTATGCTTCGTTAA
- a CDS encoding sulfite exporter TauE/SafE family protein has protein sequence MDILFLVVIFMIGFIGSFISGMLGVGGSIIKYPMLLYIPPLFGLAAFSPHEVSGISAVQVLFASISGVWAYRKGGYLNKQLILNMGGSILAGSFIGSYGSLFLSESAVNIVYALLAVIAAIMMFIPKKQIDGQPLNEDTFNKPLAAILAFIVGISSGIVGAAGGFMLVPIMLVVLKIPTRMTIATSLAVTFISSVGGSTGKILTGQVDYGPALIMIIASIIAAPLGARVSKSMNTKVLQWILAVIIAATAVKLWMDILM, from the coding sequence ATGGATATTTTATTTTTAGTAGTTATTTTTATGATAGGTTTCATCGGTTCTTTTATCTCAGGGATGCTGGGGGTTGGCGGTTCAATCATCAAATACCCGATGCTCTTATATATTCCGCCATTATTCGGTCTTGCCGCATTTAGTCCGCATGAAGTTTCCGGTATTAGTGCAGTCCAAGTATTATTTGCCTCCATTTCGGGTGTCTGGGCTTATCGAAAGGGCGGTTACTTAAACAAGCAGCTCATTCTTAATATGGGGGGATCCATTCTGGCGGGAAGTTTTATAGGAAGCTATGGTTCTCTTTTTTTATCAGAGAGTGCTGTCAATATTGTATATGCTTTGTTGGCCGTTATCGCGGCAATTATGATGTTTATTCCTAAAAAACAAATCGATGGCCAGCCGCTTAATGAAGATACGTTTAACAAGCCACTCGCCGCTATTCTTGCCTTTATTGTCGGGATTTCTTCAGGAATTGTTGGTGCAGCAGGAGGATTTATGCTTGTACCAATCATGCTTGTTGTTCTAAAAATACCAACAAGAATGACAATCGCAACAAGCCTTGCGGTTACATTCATTTCCTCTGTCGGTGGAAGCACTGGTAAGATTCTGACAGGACAAGTTGATTATGGACCAGCTTTGATCATGATAATCGCAAGTATCATTGCTGCACCACTTGGAGCAAGGGTGAGCAAATCAATGAATACAAAAGTTTTGCAGTGGATTCTTGCAGTCATCATTGCAGCTACAGCGGTTAAGCTTTGGATGGATATCCTTATGTAA
- a CDS encoding sulfurtransferase TusA family protein: protein MKITKTLDAKGLACPMPIVRTKKAIAAIQSGEVLEVLATDKGALNDFTAWSKSGGHTIVEQTEEAGVLKFYIQKA, encoded by the coding sequence ATGAAAATCACTAAAACATTAGATGCAAAAGGGCTGGCTTGCCCAATGCCAATTGTTAGAACAAAGAAGGCAATAGCAGCAATTCAATCCGGAGAGGTACTGGAGGTACTTGCCACAGATAAGGGTGCGTTGAACGACTTTACCGCATGGTCTAAATCTGGCGGGCACACCATCGTAGAGCAAACAGAAGAAGCCGGAGTACTGAAATTCTATATTCAGAAGGCATAA
- a CDS encoding MBL fold metallo-hydrolase, with product MKVLKWTATDVAKYVIEHKDLFILDVRNQDAFKDWKIEAKSFEYMNIPYFELLDGVEEILSKIPVNKEVLVVCAKEGSSVMVAEMLAEAGRPVAYLEGGMKAWSMHLEPVKVDDLKGGGEIYQFVRLGKGCLSYMVISGEEAAIIDAVRFTDVFIDFAREKGVKIKHVFDTHLHADHISGGRQIAEQTGAQYYLPQQDAEEVVYNYTPLTDGLTVKLGESEIEVNAIYSPGHTIGSTSFVIGGSYLLTGDILFIDSIGRPDLAGLAEDWVDDLRETLYERYRVLADELIVLPAHFMIMDEVNEDGTVAKRLRTLLTENHGLNIDNENEFRKIVTENLPPQPNAYEQIRQVNMGKIIPELDEQTEMEIGPNRCAVR from the coding sequence ATGAAAGTTTTGAAATGGACAGCTACCGATGTGGCTAAATATGTGATTGAACATAAGGACTTATTTATTTTGGATGTTCGTAATCAAGATGCATTTAAGGATTGGAAGATTGAGGCTAAGAGCTTTGAATATATGAATATACCTTATTTTGAATTACTAGATGGTGTAGAGGAAATTCTTTCTAAAATCCCGGTGAATAAAGAAGTTCTTGTAGTATGTGCAAAAGAAGGATCATCTGTCATGGTTGCTGAAATGCTGGCAGAGGCTGGCCGACCTGTTGCCTATTTGGAAGGTGGTATGAAGGCATGGAGTATGCACCTTGAGCCTGTAAAGGTAGATGATTTGAAAGGTGGAGGAGAGATCTATCAATTTGTACGCCTTGGCAAAGGCTGTCTCTCCTATATGGTCATCTCTGGTGAGGAAGCGGCAATCATCGATGCAGTCCGATTCACGGATGTATTTATCGACTTTGCCAGAGAAAAGGGAGTGAAAATCAAGCATGTATTTGACACACACTTGCATGCTGATCATATCTCTGGTGGGCGCCAAATTGCTGAACAGACAGGTGCACAGTATTATCTTCCACAGCAGGATGCTGAGGAAGTTGTATATAATTATACGCCATTAACAGACGGGTTAACGGTGAAGCTTGGCGAATCAGAGATTGAAGTCAATGCTATATACTCACCGGGGCATACAATCGGCTCCACTTCTTTTGTCATTGGCGGAAGTTACTTACTTACGGGGGATATTCTTTTCATCGATTCAATTGGGCGCCCGGATTTAGCTGGTCTTGCCGAGGATTGGGTGGACGATTTACGTGAAACATTGTATGAACGATACCGTGTGCTTGCGGATGAATTAATTGTCCTTCCTGCTCATTTCATGATTATGGATGAAGTAAACGAAGACGGTACTGTTGCCAAACGGCTTAGAACTTTGCTGACTGAAAATCATGGTTTAAATATTGATAATGAAAATGAATTCCGTAAGATAGTCACAGAAAATCTGCCACCGCAGCCAAATGCATATGAGCAAATCCGTCAAGTGAATATGGGTAAAATTATACCCGAACTAGATGAACAAACTGAAATGGAAATTGGTCCAAACCGCTGTGCAGTTCGCTAA
- a CDS encoding sulfurtransferase TusA family protein, whose amino-acid sequence MSIKADVHLDAKGLACPMPIVKTKKAMKELAVGKVLKITATDKGSKADLAAWAGSAGHEYIGTNEDGEILIHYIRKGGADSEVDKPFERTITNEDLATSEGIILDVREEAEYAFGHVPQAKSIPLGELEERMSELDSNQNIYVICRTGRRSELAAHKLVESGFQKVFNVFPGMKDWKGELIKETNKITSGGN is encoded by the coding sequence ATGTCAATCAAAGCAGATGTTCACTTGGACGCAAAAGGACTCGCGTGCCCAATGCCTATCGTGAAAACGAAGAAAGCGATGAAAGAATTAGCTGTGGGCAAGGTATTGAAAATTACGGCAACAGATAAGGGATCAAAGGCCGATCTTGCTGCCTGGGCGGGATCAGCTGGCCATGAATATATTGGTACAAATGAAGATGGCGAAATCCTTATTCATTATATCCGTAAGGGTGGTGCAGATAGCGAGGTTGATAAACCATTTGAACGAACAATAACAAATGAAGATCTTGCAACAAGTGAGGGTATCATTTTAGATGTTCGTGAGGAAGCCGAGTATGCCTTTGGGCATGTGCCTCAGGCAAAGTCAATTCCTCTTGGGGAATTGGAGGAAAGAATGAGTGAACTAGATTCCAATCAAAATATTTACGTCATTTGCCGTACAGGCAGACGTAGTGAACTAGCTGCTCACAAACTTGTCGAAAGCGGATTTCAAAAAGTATTCAATGTATTCCCTGGCATGAAAGATTGGAAAGGCGAATTAATAAAAGAAACGAATAAAATCACGTCAGGAGGTAACTGA
- a CDS encoding rhodanese-like domain-containing protein, with protein MKEITAREVQERLEAGKLLNLIDVREPEEVAEAHIEGIIHIPLSELQDRIGVLDKNKEYILVCRSSARSGNAASYLESIGFQATNMVGGMLVWKGKTVKNF; from the coding sequence ATGAAGGAAATTACAGCAAGAGAAGTTCAAGAACGCTTAGAAGCAGGGAAGCTACTAAATTTAATTGACGTACGAGAGCCAGAAGAGGTGGCTGAGGCTCATATTGAAGGCATTATCCATATTCCGCTTAGTGAGCTTCAGGACCGTATTGGTGTACTGGATAAAAATAAGGAATACATTCTCGTGTGCCGTTCAAGCGCTCGAAGTGGCAATGCTGCCTCTTATCTGGAATCGATTGGATTTCAGGCAACTAATATGGTTGGAGGTATGCTTGTTTGGAAAGGGAAGACGGTCAAAAATTTTTAA
- a CDS encoding DsrE/DsrF/DrsH-like family protein: MEQKSTNIILFSGDYDKAMAAYIIANGAAAYDHEVTIFHTFWGINALRKQEPMKVKKSLLEKMFGFMMPRGAEKLALSKMNMMGMGPKMIKHVMKKHNALTLTDLIDMAQEQEIKLVSCTMTMDLLGLKKEELLDDVHYAGVAAYLADAENGAVNLFI, from the coding sequence ATGGAACAGAAATCAACTAATATCATTTTATTCAGCGGGGATTATGATAAGGCGATGGCCGCCTATATTATTGCAAACGGAGCGGCTGCCTATGACCATGAAGTGACAATCTTCCATACATTTTGGGGAATCAATGCATTACGTAAACAGGAGCCAATGAAAGTAAAGAAAAGCCTCCTTGAGAAAATGTTTGGCTTTATGATGCCAAGAGGTGCTGAAAAACTAGCGCTTTCTAAAATGAATATGATGGGCATGGGACCAAAAATGATTAAGCATGTCATGAAGAAACATAATGCACTCACCTTAACAGATTTGATTGACATGGCACAGGAACAAGAGATCAAGCTAGTTTCGTGCACAATGACAATGGATTTATTGGGTCTAAAAAAAGAAGAGTTGCTGGATGACGTTCATTATGCCGGAGTTGCCGCCTATCTTGCAGACGCAGAAAATGGAGCAGTCAACTTGTTTATTTAA